In Lodderomyces elongisporus chromosome 1, complete sequence, a genomic segment contains:
- the EDC1 gene encoding enhancer of mRNA decapping, which translates to MMAHELGTPIHINENTNDFQNKLRSPKKSSSGKTHYAKSEGEVRLLPSGAPVDFGNGSKKGKTPIKLSSLPSLPSGEKPVFSTTRDRKKTSKKDKEKENGNGSGNGKEKSKQKGKEREKAKDSERTSEKNTPFGDNRSKKNNSSHIGNNNNNNNNNNIKGTKEKGIIATGPIEDMTYAGSSFHSSPAALALPKPKFKTSPKQTTTKDEAENIVADGLQNISISDSLPLQHRPVSTPPSQPLVNPVTAYPPGSLPPQMYQQPQQYPQFPHSSVAPHFIQPGFAYQVNQNGYISYPPQQPPYHGPFSTQPPPPPQQQQQQQQQQQQKPQQQPIFTHYMTAPPMMQQLQQQQHHHQQQQPPLSQLQPQIAQPQAGQKITFDDLLHSSK; encoded by the coding sequence ATGATGGCACACGAATTAGGAACACCAATACATATCAATGAAAACACAAACGATTTCCAGAACAAACTTAGAAGTCCGAAAAAGAGTTCTTCTGGGAAAACCCATTATGCTAAATCTGAGGGAGAAGTAAGATTGCTTCCGAGTGGAGCTCCTGTTGACTTTGGCAATGGTAGTaaaaaaggtaaaacaCCTATCAAATTATCTTCATTGCCATCGTTACCAAGCGGCGAAAAACCGGTTTTCTCAACTACAAGAGATCGAAAAAAAACTTCGAAGAAAGAtaaggagaaagaaaatggtaATGGTAGTGGTAATGGTAAGGAAAAGTCTAAACAAAAAggtaaagaaagagagaaggcAAAAGACAGCGAAAGAACAAGTGAGAAAAACACTCCTTTTGGCGACAACAggtccaaaaaaaataacagtAGCCATATtggtaataataataataacaacaacaacaacaacattaaaggtacaaaagaaaaaggtatTATTGCAACTGGTCCTATTGAAGATATGACTTACGCAGGATCTTCCTTTCATTCGTCACCAGCTGCCTTGGCTTTGCCGAAACCAAAATTTAAGACATCACCAAAACAGACTACGACGAAAGACGAAGCAGAAAACATTGTGGCAGATGGACTTCAGAACATTTCCATATCTGATTCTTTACCATTGCAACATCGTCCAGTTTCCACACCCCCTTCGCAACCATTAGTCAACCCTGTCACTGCGTACCCACCAGGTAGTCTTCCACCTCAGATGTATCAGCAACCGCAACAATATCCTCAATTTCCTCATTCCTCCGTGGCCCCTCATTTTATTCAGCCTGGATTTGCTTACCAAGTTAATCAAAATGGATATATCTCTTATCCACCTCAACAACCACCATATCATGGGCCTTTTTCTActcaaccaccaccaccaccccaacaacaacagcagcaacagcaacagcaacaacaaaaacctCAACAGCAACCTATTTTTACTCATTACATGACTGCACCTCCAATGATGCaacaattacaacaacaacaacatcatcatcaacagcagcaacccCCTCTTTCTCAACTACAACCACAAATTGCACAACCGCAGGCGGGCCAGAAGATCACATTTGATGACCTTTTGCACTCATCCAAATAA
- the SAM37 gene encoding Sorting and Assembly Machinery (SAM or TOB complex) component encodes MIQLHVWGLQDKVSIISPQCVASVWLACLVLDSKAFEVVTSNNTNLSTSGEFPILLLENGQCISGYSAIALYLLSNYTSSETLQVLNNRQQLINVGLVSQLTETLEIINQYNLFINTTNYEKYTRKLLSNFYPFPMMYNSSLSFYNTAQQKVKLLGLDKSKTSLFNFSSNNADVVVAETETVNSEQSDSEDVGEEGTNKGISGLHERYLLQKSKTKEVLKESKASMRCLMKVEKYVNEIESLKESENGKEEKRDEEKEKEKEKDDNQKNNRENSSYIFGNLPSSGDILFLACIYCLTSKEIPDRFIQDYLSSQKASFSETAKSKIDELQKNTITNCTIRPPKGREIPSLYNEVMYWTGYVKY; translated from the coding sequence ATGATCCAGCTTCATGTATGGGGTTTACAAGACAAGGTATCAATTATTTCACCTCAATGTGTTGCGTCGGTGTGGCTAGCTTGCTTGGTTTTGGATTCTAAAGCATTTGAAGTCGTGACATCCAATAATACGAATTTATCCACATCGGGAGAGTTTCCAATTTTATTACTTGAGAATGGACAATGTATATCGGGGTATCTGGCGATAgctttgtatttgttgagCAATTATACATCTCTGGAAACTTTGCAGGTGTTAAACAACAGGCAACAATTGATCAATGTGGGTCTTGTTAGCCAACTCACTGAAACTCTCGAAATCATCAATCAGTACAATTTGTTTATCAACACGACAAATTATGAAAAGTACACCAGAAAGCTATTGTCAAACTTTTACCCCTTTCCAATGATGTATAATCTGTCATTATCCTTTTACAACACTGCGCAACAAAAGGTAAAGTTATTGGGATTGGATAAAAGCAAAACGTCATTATTCAATTTCTCGAGCAATAATGcagatgttgttgttgcagaaacagaaactgTAAATAGCGAGCAAAGCGACTCTGAAGATGTTGGAGAGGAGGGTACCAACAAGGGTATTAGCGGGTTGCATGAAAGGTACTTGTTGCAGAAATCCAAAACTAAGGAAGTTTTGAAAGAGTCCAAAGCTTCCATGCGCTGTTTGATGAAAGTGGAAAAGTACGTGAATGAAATTGAGAGTTTAAAAGAGagtgaaaatggaaaagaagaaaagagagacgaggagaaggagaaggagaaggagaaggacgATAACCAGAAAAACAATCGGGAAAATAGCTCATATATCTTTGGTAATCTTCCTTCTAGTGGGGATATCTTATTCCTCGCATGCATATACTGCTTAACTAGTAAAGAGATACCAGATAGATTTATTCAGGACTATTTGAGCTCTCAAAAAGCATCGTTTTCTGAAACTGCAAAGCTGAAAATTGAtgagttgcaaaaaaatactaTAACAAACTGTACAATAAGGCCACCAAAAGGGAGAGAAATACCCAGCTTATATAATGAAGTGATGTATTGGACCGGATATGTGAAatattaa
- the RNA14 gene encoding mRNA 3'-end-processing protein rna14 (BUSCO:EOG09260W52), translated as MSLDKISQLEEELEQDPLNYNKWMKYLEQVVTKDNQEQVRLAFDRYLSYFKFDVCKEPRVIIKEMKGERVKGREEEIEHEHEHEKEKEKEKEKEEKDEVVGMTQIAQSLQGIQSPQASTALKSEQWTNYINYELSRGEKKNAEALFQKSFAVTESVELCRSYVDYVRSISDFVTGGDKARATVIQAFEFAVGKVGIDIQSDSLWQDYISFIKSWTPTANWEQQQKIDLIRKVYKKLLTIPTENIETNWTQYTKWENELNPVTAQKFVSEKSADFMLARSWNTEWLRITNKKLKRTITPHSVADETIEQQMKYWHNWIEMEKRNSLELKDESAIQSRISYVYKQATFALPFVSQIWFESVKYLLTINEESNISMCIHLLKNGLSLNPKSLLLSFQLAELYEKDNSFDKAKVIFNNLIQKYIKEFEGIATEYDAIQERLKPKVENETGAAEDSDDEMKDVQPEHSMKTTNSISNLSSNPTVTSNGGSLPNIPHLPNIPNLGKQSDARGANSSTAPSTLPNLPNIPNFTSTNAASGTALSSNEISLADARKLEQIERTKAALVDKITLVYVKFMTASKRAEGIKEARNVFKTARKFGSIGYQIFVESALLEHYADNTKTAIKVFDVGMKTFSTEGEFLAKYLDYLIMINDVDRLRSTIQNADANISKVIASLEDEISGDEKILPVVKKQLEKRLEKKKLQLQGLFKKYISFAATHLSLDVTNSFNKKYEQLFPEDDPINLFSDRYRLGKRNIIKVDELNQEDDIVYEEYPVPNNKRRKLSTSASAISLHETQESISAINSIQESNRIEQEMIEQQRKSKVDNSLAAVGPSIVTLMTVLPNASYFGLSSESVFNSKKLVTLFANSPNIP; from the exons ATGTCGCTAGATAAAATATCCCAATTAGAAGAAGAGCTTGAACAGGATCCTTTAAATTACAATAAATGGATGAAGTATTTGGAGCAGGTTGTGACGAAGGATAACCAAGAGCAAGTGCGATTAGCTTTTGATCGATATTTGAGTTATTTTAAATTTGATGTATGTAAAGAACCCAGGGTTATTATCAAAGAAATGAAGGGAGAACGAGtaaaaggaagagaagaagaaatcgAACACGAACACGAACacgaaaaagagaaagagaaagagaaagagaaagaggagaaAGATGAGGTAGTTGGAATGACGCAAATTGCGCAATCGTTACAAGGAATTCAACTGCCGCAAGCATCGACGGCACTAAAA AGTGAACAGTGGACCAACTATATTAATTATGAACTCAGTCGtggtgaaaaaaagaatgccGAAGCATTGTTTCAGAAAAGCTTTGCAGTTACCGAAAGTGTTGAGTTGTGCCGACTGTATGTTGATTATGTGAGAAGCATATCTGATTTTGTTACCGGTGGAGACAAGGCTCGTGCCACCGTGATCCAAGCTTTTGAGTTTGCAGTGGGTAAAGTGGGCATTGATATCCAAAGTGACAGTTTGTGGCAAGATTATATATCATTTATCAAATCTTGGACACCAACAGCCAATTGGgaacaacagcaaaagaTTGACCTTATTAGAAAAGTTTACAAAAAGCTTTTAACAATACCAACAGAGAATATAGAAACGAATTGGACACAATATACAAAATGGGAGAATGAACTAAATCCCGTTACTGCCCAGAAATTTGTATCGGAAAAGTCCGCTGATTTTATGCTTGCACGATCGTGGAACACAGAATGGCTCAGAATCACCAACAAGAAACTTAAAAGGACAATTACTCCACActctgttgctgatgaAACAATTGAACAACAGATGAAATACTGGCACAATTGGATTGAGatggaaaagagaaactcCTTGGAATTAAAGGATGAGTCTGCTATCCAGAGTCGTATTAGTTATGTTTACAAGCAAGCGACGTTTGCTCTTCCGTTTGTGTCGCAAATCTGGTTTGAATCTGTAAAATACTTGTTGACCATTAACGAGGAAAGTAATATAAGCATGTGCATTCATCTTCTTAAGAACGGCTTAAGCTTAAATCCAAAAAGTTTGCTTCTCTCGTTTCAACTCGCGGAGCTTTATGAAAAGGACAATTCTTTTGACAAGGCAAAGGTTATTTTCAACAACCTTATTCAAAAGTATATCAAAGAATTTGAAGGCATAGCCACAGAATATGACGCTATACAAGAGCGCTTGAAGCCTAAGGTGGAAAACGAAACCGGGGCGGCAGAAGAttctgatgatgaaatgAAAGATGTACAACCGGAGCACCTGATGAAAACGACAAAttcaatttccaatttgaGCTCTAATCCAACAGTAACGAGTAATGGTGGATCGCTTCCCAATATCCCACATTTGCCAAATATCCCAAATTTGGGGAAACAATCCGATGCTAGAGGTGCAAATTCTTCCACTGCACCGTCTACTCTTCCCAACTTGCCAAATATTCCAAACTTTACTAGCACCAACGCTGCTTCCGGTACTGCCTTATCCAGTAATGAAATATCGTTGGCCGATGCAAGGAAATTAGAACAGATCGAGAGAACTAAGGCAGCTCTTGTTGATAAAATCACTCTTGTATATGTGAAATTTATGACCGCAAGTAAACGTGCCGAAGGAATTAAAGAAGCACGTAATGTATTTAAAACTGCTCGAAAATTTGGCTCTATAGGTTATCAAATATTTGTTGAAAGTGCTTTACTTGAACATTATGCCGATAACACCAAAACCGCCATTAAAGTGTTTGATGTTGGTATGAAGACATTCTCCACTGAGGGAGAATTTCTTGCTAAATATTTGGATTATTTGATCATGATCAATGATGTGGACAGATTGAGAAGTACTATTCAAAATGCAGATGCAAACATTTCCAAAGTAATTGCACTGCTTGAAGACGAGATTAGTGGTGATGAAAAGATTTTACCGGTTgtaaagaaacaattagAGAAAAGActagagaagaagaaattgcaGTTACAAGGCTTGttcaaaaaatatatatctttTGCAGCTACGCATCTTTCGTTGGATGTCACCAATAGTTTTAACAAGAAATATGAGCAACTCTTCCCTGAGGATGACCCAATAAATTTATTTAGCGATAGGTACAGATTGGGCAAAAGAAATATTATCAAGGTGGACGAATTAAACCAAGAAGACGATATTGTATATGAGGAATATCCTGTTCCAAATAATAAAAGACGAAAACTTTCAACATCGGCGTCGGCAATATCACTTCATGAGACTCAAGAATCTATATCTGCGATCAATAGCATACAGGAGTCGAACCGTATTGAGCAAGAGATGATAGAGCAGCAACGAAAAAGCAAGGTGGATAACTCGCTAGCTGCTGTAGGTCCATCAATTGTTACATTGATGACGGTGTTGCCCAACGCCTCATATTTCGGGCTCTCTTCCGAAAGTGTCTTTAATAGCAAAAAGTTAGTGACACTATTTGCAAACTCGCCAAACATTCCATAG
- the ZRC1 gene encoding Zinc resistance conferring protein, giving the protein MNNKEVRITALLVLDTIFFLLEAIVGYSVSSLALIADSFHMLNDIISLIIALWAVRMKNSRQADGKYTYGWQRAEILGALINAVFLVALCFTIIMEAIQRFFQPQVITNPKLILVVGCAGLLSNGIGLVLFHEHGHSHSHGGGGGGHDTESGHSHSHADGVHDHEANRYDLSHEESTVGETTPLMRGNNTLKSTPSEVFDYFPDNLVERYDSASSGRGNGNDTKDKHGKTDIGSGSGSGSAPSDAGAGASVSMPVSPSSPAGKKKSKSMNMEGVFLHVLGDALGNIGVIITAVVIWKTNWWWRYYCDPLTSLAISALIVYSATGLFRKSSKILLQATPPYIDSDQIVSSLLKLPLVKNVHDFHVWNLNEDILIASLHVELSEDCHGTPLSSSGGSGATATANATATATSQQKKNDNTMIDGKVFLEVVEQVRKVLHHYQIDAVTVQPSINCCPPPISNGTSASVSIAAPAQLSQ; this is encoded by the coding sequence ATGAACAACAAGGAGGTTAGAATAACGGCGCTTTTGGTGCTAGacactattttttttcttcttgaagCCATAGTTGGGTACTCCGTGCTGTCATTGGCACTTATCGCGGATTCATTCCACATGCTAAATGATATTATTTCCCTTATAATTGCCCTTTGGGCCGTTAGGATGAAGAATTCGAGACAAGCAGATGGGAAATACACATATGGGTGGCAAAGGGCTGAGATCTTGGGTGCTTTGATCAATGCAGTTTTTCTTGTCGCATTATGCTTCACTATCATTATGGAGGCTATACAACGGTTTTTCCAGCCTCAAGTGATTACCAATCCAAAGTTGATTTTGGTTGTGGGGTGTGCCGGATTATTGAGTAATGGAATTGGATTAGTGTTGTTCCATGAACATGGCCATTCCCATTCtcatggtggtggtggtggtggacACGATACTGAACTGGGCCATTCCCATTCTCATGCTGATGGTGTCCATGACCATGAAGCTAATAGGTACGATTTGAGCCACGAAGAGTCAACTGTGGGTGAGACTACTCCATTGATGAGAGGCAATAATACGCTTAAATCGACACCTTCGGAAGTATTTGATTACTTCCCAGACAATTTGGTTGAGAGATACGACTCGGCATCATCTGGGCGTGGTAATGGCAATGATACAAAAGACAAGCATGGTAAAACCGATATtggttctggttctggttctggCTCTGCACCTTCAGATGCGGGTGCAGGTGCATCTGTGTCTATGCCTGTGTCTCCTTCACTGCCGGCCGGTAAGAAAAAATCGAAATCAATGAATATGGAGGGAGTTTTTCTTCATGTGCTTGGTGACGCATTGGGCAATATTGGAGTTATAATTACAGCAGTTgtgatttggaaaacaaattggtGGTGGAGATATTACTGTGATCCGTTGACTTCGTTAGCGATTAGTGCGTTGATTGTTTATTCAGCCACTGGGTTATTTAGGAAATCGTCAAAGATTTTACTTCAGGCTACACCACCATACATTGACTCGGATCAGATTGTTAGCAGTCTCTTGAAACTTCCACTTGTTAAGAATGTCCATGATTTTCATGTATGGAATTTGAATGAGGATATTTTGATTGCTTCCTTGCATGTTGAATTGTCAGAGGATTGCCATGGCACGCCTTTATCATCGTccggtggtagtggtgctactgctactgctaatgctactgctactgctacttctcaacaaaagaagaatgatAACACAATGATTGATGGAAAAGTGTTTTTAGAAGTTGTGGAACAGGTTCGGAAAGTCTTGCATCATTATCAAATTGATGCAGTAACTGTTCAACCAAGTATCAACTGTTGTCCACCTCCTATATCCAATGGAACTTCTGCCTCTGTATCAATTGCAGCACCAGCACAATTGAGCCAATAA
- the NTA1 gene encoding Carbon-nitrogen hydrolase, giving the protein MKLRVAVLQINSLLGQPQQNISKCKSLLSSIPKDDSQLDLVVLSELAITGYNFASASHIKPFLESPTQFGPSLEFAQEISRKHNCFTVIGYPECSKNSKDCLQEPNLNIYNSCAVFDRQGNIIHNYRKTFLYETDQVWGCLENPQKSFTPINVEFKSGKEKVVTNFGICMDLNPYKFEAPFQAFEFSRACYQSKSQLVICPMAWLSPNSPSLFKEQAEKPSTDLKDEPCNSTINYWILRFFPFLSHKYSFMPKWWSEKNTKVNVICCNRVGMEDDILYGGSSCILEFNGKEGNDEVGTENPSVKVLDSLSQCKEGIMVKEIEV; this is encoded by the coding sequence ATGAAGTTGCGAGTTGCAGTCCTACAAATCAACTCTCTCTTGGGCCAACCTCAACAGAATATTCTGAAATGCAAATCACTTTTATCTTCAATCCCCAAGGATGACAGCCAGCTTGATCTCGTTGTGCTCTCAGAACTCGCCATCACTGGCTATAATTTTGCATCGGCTTCACACATCAAACCATTCTTGGAGTCTCCCACGCAATTTGGACCCAGTTTGGAATTTGCACAGGAAATCAGTCGAAAACATAATTGTTTTACTGTAATTGGTTATCCTGAATGCAGTAAAAACTCAAAAGACTGTTTACAAGAGCCCAACTTGAATATCTACAATTCCTGTGCCGTATTTGATCGACAGGGAAATATTATACACAATTACCGTAAAACATTTCTTTACGAAACAGACCAGGTATGGGGATGTTTAGAAAACCCACAAAAATCATTTACACCAATAAATGTGGAGTTCAAATCaggcaaagaaaaagttgttaCAAATTTCGGTATATGCATGGATCTCAACCCATACAAGTTTGAAGCACCTTTTCAGGCATTTGAATTCTCGCGTGCTTGCTACCAGAGCAAATCACAACTAGTGATTTGTCCCATGGCGTGGCTTTCACCCAATTCACCATCCTTATTCAAAGAACAAGCGGAAAAGCCATCTACTGATTTGAAGGACGAGCCATGCAATCTGACTATAAACTACTGGATATTGAGgtttttcccatttttaTCACACAAGTACAGCTTTATGCCCAAATGGTGGAGTGAAAAAAACACCAAGGTGAATGTGATTTGCTGCAACCGTGTGGGTATGGAAGATGACATCTTGTATGGTGGAAGTTCATGTATTTTAGAGTTTAATGGAAAGGAAGGAAACGATGAAGTTGGGACGGAGAATCCAAGTGTAAAAGTGTTGGATAGCTTATCACAATGCAAGGAAGGGATCATGGTTAAAGAGATTGaagtttga
- the ZRT3 gene encoding Zinc transporter, giving the protein MVFYYLPTSQGWVLTFLSSVLCVLGTLVIYFDSVYYFIFPRFITSRYPFHLKENYTFLNGSLAFSSGCLIFTSLYRLLPEALKYLQESANEDDKEGREGPEHESPSNARRLQFLLMVSYFGGIIICAFFNYVLHLMTSESVVHCNHGNDVKGGGPAAHHSHSHHHADNHDVEESGYIQQQEYQHQHDHEHHHYHDIEVPEQNPANKLQSQQSTIQIEMRDHENTPLLRKTLVPRKSLLRLFLPSESEEDGECKGFSSAERCYFKNDTCHDPHESLHYCELPELPSEPPSDGSNVNDVSALDGNQHHHEHEHQHQHQHQHQHQHEHEDEHQFEHSQQQSQTRHSIHSHHEPDHHHHVNSPLSRLLLIGIQTTLAITLHKLPEGFITYITSETNPTLGVSIFISLTLHNFTEGFSMCLPLYFSMAETSKFAKVKAVSLSAILGGLSQPLGAILGYFFLKVNEDKYSLSRLNLIFGITMAITSGFLTVVALSMYGSAVSFGGNANHVMTWCIIGIILIGSSSILSAQ; this is encoded by the coding sequence ATGGTATTCTATTATTTACCCACATCGCAAGGTTGGGTACTAACATTTTTATCATCAGTGTTATGTGTTCTTGGTACGTTGGTCATATACTTTGATCTGGTCTACTACTTCATATTCCCTAGATTCATCACCTCAAGGTACCCTTTCCacttgaaagaaaattacACATTTCTAAATGGTTCACTTGCATTTAGCTCTGGGTGTTTGATATTTACTTCACTATACCGACTACTTCCGGAAGCATTGAAATATCTCCAGGAACTGGCcaatgaagatgataaaGAAGGGCGAGAAGGGCCCGAACATGAAAGTCCATCAAATGCAAGAAGGTTGCAGTTTTTACTAATGGTGAGTTATTTTGGTGGCATCATCATTTGCGCGTTTTTCAATTATGTCTTGCATTTGATGACTAGCGAAAGCGTTGTTCATTGCAATCATGGAAATGATGTCAAGGGAGGCGGCCCTGCGGCGCATCACAGCCATTCTCATCACCACGCGGATAATCACGATGTGGAAGAATCTGGTTATATTCAGCAACAGGAGTATCAGCATCAACATGATCATGAACATCATCACTATCACGATATTGAAGTGCCAGAGCAAAACCCAGCGAACAAATTACAACTGCAACAGCTGACAATACAAATAGAGATGAGAGACCACGAGAACACTCCACTCTTGAGGAAAACGCTCGTTCCAAGAAAGTCACTCTTGCGCTTATTTCTCCCTTCGGAAAGCGAAGAAGATGGCGAGTGTAAGGGATTTTCATCTGCTGAGCGATGCTATTTCAAAAACGATACATGTCACGATCCGCATGAGTCATTGCACTACTGCGAGCTTCCCGAGTTACCAAGCGAGCCTCCTAGTGATGGTAGTAACGTGAATGACGTTTCAGCATTGGATGGGAACCAACACCATCATGAACAtgaacatcaacatcaacatcaacatcaacatcaacatcaacacgAGCATGAAGACGAACACCAATTTGAGCATAGCCAGCAACAAAGCCAAACGCGTCACTCGATTCATCTGCATCATGAACCagatcaccatcatcatgtAAACTCTCCATTGTCAAGATTGCTCTTAATTGGAATCCAAACTACATTAGCTATAACACTTCATAAGCTACCAGAGGGTTTCATAACTTATATCACATCAGAAACGAACCCTACATTAGGCGTCTCCATATTTATAAGTTTGACATTACATAACTTTACAGAAGGCTTTTCAATGTGTTTACCATTGTATTTCTCTATGGCAGAAACTTCTAAATTTGCCAAAGTCAAAGCTGTTTCCTTGAGTGCTATTTTGGGCGGTCTTTCGCAGCCTTTGGGTGCTATATTAGGATATTTTTTCCTAAAAGTCAATGAGGACAAATACAGCTTAAGTCGGTTGAATTTGATATTTGGAATTACAATGGCTATAACTAGTGGCTTTTTGACAGTTGTCGCGTTATCCATGTATGGTAGTGCTGTTTCATTTGGAGGCAATGCCAATCACGTAATGACTTGGTGCATTATAGGTATCATATTGATTGGTTCCTCATCAATATTATCAGCCCAGTAG
- the MTF1 gene encoding Mitochondrial transcription factor 1, with amino-acid sequence MASSVALRSLNPALKSFAEATPRYAYGGIHIKSPEACQRIIDRLDLRDKYNSSKLDILDIYPGYGQFSTMLNYELKPRNHVIFEPRKDLTTYWENRLAHLKDTTGNAENFKMSNLNPYFWSTYANIYRNDVIPPTTVKSYDKMHDELLVVANWTGRGEESIIAQWMHCCGNRNWLAQYGKVRLVVFCLPESAQKFTAMPGNKKRKRSSLIRELYTEMNLVGIEQSDFQTGEGYDPRTLVKDQPVVISKSETLRDKDIAVIEMSTGKYTSNQISNIMHLLSQMFHNSHPIRDSLPRFGPGGEYLEKLIPAEILDKGGFHLTAEDVLEISAAYEKWPFKPPIEDTIDIEEDIDGF; translated from the coding sequence atggcGCTGTCAGTAGCATTGAGGTCTTTGAACCCGGCTTTGAAATCTTTTGCAGAAGCTACTCCTCGGTATGCATATGGTGGTATACACATTAAGAGTCCCGAAGCTTGTCAGCGAATTATAGACAGACTTGATCTTCGAGATAAATACAACTCATCGAAGCTCGACATATTGGATATATATCCAGGATATGGTCAGTTCTCCACCATGTTGAACTACGAGTTGAAGCCACGGAACCATGTAATTTTTGAACCCAGAAAAGATTTAACCACCTATTGGGAAAACCGACTAGCCCACTTGAAGGATACGACTGGAAATGCCGAgaatttcaaaatgtcAAACTTGAATCCATACTTTTGGAGTACATACGCAAATATATACAGAAATGATGTGATACCACCCACAACTGTTAAGTCCTACGACAAAATGCACGATGAATTGTTGGTTGTGGCAAACTGGACTGGCCGTGGCGAAGAGTCGATCATTGCACAATGGATGCATTGTTGTGGAAATAGAAACTGGCTCGCACAATACGGTAAAGTAAGATTGGTTGTCTTTTGCCTCCCAGAAAGTGCACAAAAATTCACTGCAATGCCTgggaacaagaaaagaaaacggTCTTCTTTGATTAGGGAATTGTACACGGAGATGAATTTGGTGGGCATAGAACAATCGGATTTTCAAACTGGAGAGGGCTACGATCCAAGAACTTTGGTAAAGGACCAACCCGTTGTTATTAGCAAGTCCGAGACATTAAGAGACAAGGATATTGCTGTGATTGAAATGAGTACGGGAAAGTATACTTCGAACcaaatttcaaatattATGCATTTACTCTCGCAGATGTTCCACAATAGTCATCCAATAAGAGATAGTTTGCCAAGGTTTGGTCCAGGAGGAGAGTACTTGGAGAAATTGATACCTGCTGAGATTTTAGACAAGGGAGGATTCCATCTCACTGCAGAAGATGTGCTTGAAATAAGCGCTGCTTACGAGAAATGGCCATTCAAGCCACCAATAGAAGATACCATAGATATCGAAGAGGATATTGATGGTTTTTGA